The Cyanobacteriota bacterium genome segment GAGCAGGGAAGACAGGTTACGACCGCGTGCAGCACTCTCTATCTGAAAACTGAGCCTACAACGTTGTCCTAACTATCTCTTTCTTTACTTTCTTCACTGAGATGTGGCCACATCCCCATGTCCTGAGCCACAGTTGCTAGGGAAAGCAAGTGGATACGATCGTCTCGTTGAGCTAGCTCACGCTCTGCGGCTGTGTTATAGCCCCAGTCGGCCAAGAACAATTGCACGGCATCTAGATCTGGATATTGCTTAATATTGAGCAGAGTCTTGAGGCGGTCTTCCACGAACCAAATGACGGCCTGGGGGTTAGCTGTGAGCACTTGGCGCAAACTTTCATGTTTAGGGCGCTGATATTCCTTGCCGATGATGCGATCGTCCTCCAAAGTAATGCTCTGTTGATGTAATAGCTCTCTGACGAACCGCCCCTCTTTGGTGGTAATAATCAAGAGTTGCACAGGGCTGGTGAGCAGGTGATGCAAGCGCTCAACAATCCCAGGATAAAATCGATGCTGGTCTAACCAGTGCTGAAGGTCACGGGCAATCCACTGGTCACGATAGCCATCGACTGCCAGGGCTAAATCTCGCGGTTGGCAGTGGCTAGCAGCTATCTCGGCTTGAGCGATCGTAGGCCAATCTTGCAAAATCTCAGCTTCTGTTACCCCAGTCACCAGTGCCCGCAGCACCAAGGGCATTTCCCAGCCTGTTTCCACCACTGGGCGCAGCCGATAAAATGCCTCAGCTAAACCAGCAGGTGGTGTTGACTCGTCTACATTCCAAACTTGGCAATAGGCGTGCCATGCTGTTTGAA includes the following:
- a CDS encoding HAD family hydrolase; amino-acid sequence: MTISLPTILALDFDGVICDGLVEYFQTAWHAYCQVWNVDESTPPAGLAEAFYRLRPVVETGWEMPLVLRALVTGVTEAEILQDWPTIAQAEIAASHCQPRDLALAVDGYRDQWIARDLQHWLDQHRFYPGIVERLHHLLTSPVQLLIITTKEGRFVRELLHQQSITLEDDRIIGKEYQRPKHESLRQVLTANPQAVIWFVEDRLKTLLNIKQYPDLDAVQLFLADWGYNTAAERELAQRDDRIHLLSLATVAQDMGMWPHLSEESKERDS